From Impatiens glandulifera chromosome 7, dImpGla2.1, whole genome shotgun sequence:
GGCATAGTtacttattttatcattaagCGATTAATTGAATAGCTACTGAAAGGGGGGGCAGAGCAATAACTATGAAAGGGGCGGGGGAGAAGCTTTATTAATGAGGAGATCGATCGATCATGCAAACGTCCCTTTCTATGTTGGGGGGCATGCATTGGGAATGGCAATCACATGTCATCTTTTCAGCCAGCATCATCATGCTCATATAATAgatattgattgattgattgatgtatgtatgtatgttaATTCATTACTTTCTTTCAACTGTCACCTACGTACATCGATCCCTTATTTTGCCCTTCATGTTAAAGCATGCATTCTGCAATATGCATGCTTCCCTTCTttattataaatacatattacttttctttttatgtcattaattttaaaaaaaagtgtagGTTTGCAAGTTCAGCATCAAATATATCATTAAATCGGATAATTCAAATAGTAAAAGTGTTTATTGAGAGATAAAAAACTACGGATTTATTGTCGGATAATGATATCGAAAAGGGTCAAGCATATAATTAAATACACCTACTACATTTGCAGCTAGCTCAAGGAAGGAGAGagtttttttgaataattaaattaaacattattaaattagttcagtgatatacgtgaatattctattatagttcagtgataaaattgacattttccccttttaatatataaaagagttCATGTCATTATTTGTTATAgtatttaaactattatttttatttttaataaatatagatccttaaaatatataatatatatatataaaataattatatgaatgaaatgatgGTTAGGTTAAAGTAAAATTCTTTGAAAGAACCTAAAGATCAAACATTCTCGAAAATGAGTTAACTTGATTCAACCATCCTTACATAACAACAAAACATGagggataaaaaaaatataatacaacaACATTATTTAATATGTTATCGAACTTTTAGATATATGAGAAAAACTATTAACTCCCCAATTGacctaataaatttttaaaataaatttcaaaaaacattatataataataatattgtgaatGATACACATATTGAATGATACGTATTTTACTTATGGTGATTGACTATCTATAGatgttttatataaacttatggTTTGACCCTCCTTCCCATGGTGGAGTTAAAAATCTTAGAAACCATGTATGAATTATTAGTTCCTGCGAgtcactaataaaaaaaatagaatatgagTTATTCTGCTGCTCGACCAATTAAGCACCACATAAAAGACAACAACATATTTCCATAGCATCTCTCCCTCTCATCATTCTACATATATACAAACCCTAGTTTTTGTTGTTATCTTTGACATGGACATTATCCATTCGATCTCCTCTCTGATCTCTTACAACCATAATACCCAAAGAAGCTAACTTCAAAATCTCAGCGAAGCTTCCAGATCCAATTAAGGAGATTGAGATCGAGATCAGACGACTAtatatcaatcaaatcaatcatACTAGACCGGCTCGATCTCAAACAGTTCCAAAACATgttctcttcttcctcatccTCCGACCAGCTCTGCTATCTCCACTGCAACATTTGCGACACCATACTCGTGGTAATAATTAAACTCATTTCTTGATCATGTCTAACTTCTTTATCTATATCTTTGATTCATGTGGTAATATCATAAATTGTCTTACAAATTGGTTCTATTTGTTTGTGGTTAATTATGTGTCttttagtttagggtttagtaCGTTTTACTAACTAGCTAGGGtttatacatatacatataggTGAGTGTTCCTGAGTTGAGCTTGTTCAAGTCTGTGAGTGTCCGATGCGGGCATTGCTGCAGTCTCTTGCCAGTGGCGGCCAAAGTCAATCAGATCCACTTTGGGctcccttcttcttcttcttcatgcaATCTTTtggtaaataattatatatatatatatgtctcaCTTGATCACGTTCACACTTGAGATATTAAAAATTTTCTATCTTAATTTAGGATGAGTTGCACAacatgatgatggtgaatactGCTAGCACAAACTTTTGCATGAATCAGCAATTGATGGAAGCAAATAATAATCCTATTGACTTGACATCTCCATGTGGAGGAGCAACCCATGATAACAATTATCCACAAACACCCGTTATCAAGGGTGAGTTTTCAATTTTGTATGTTTACGAATAAATTtggaaattaaaatagttaaaggAAATTTGTGGATGAAATGAGTGAATTAATGTGAGTTTATAACTCTTTTTAAGaaagagacaaaaaaaaaaaattaattgaaaaaattaagaaataaagttatatcacattctaaattaaaaaataaataaaaataaaatatgttactttttttgtttggtttaagaTCCACTAGGCCCTAAATCCATTCACCCCTCTTAACATGATTCTAGGCTAATTTTCTCCAATAATCATTcttttatattatgtattttattaatgaaatagtttaatcttgtaaaaaaattaattagtgttTGTATCAATCATTTCACACactttaaataaacatatataacataaaGTATTATCGTTGGTCATCTTACGGTTATAACATTCGCGATTAAATAGATTAatgaaaaatgtttatataatgtCCATCTCGAACACTTAGCTAGCTAGGTATTCTCCTCAAGAGATCGATTATGTCCCAAGTTTGATGTTGTTAGTTAGtttgataaatatatgattttttgttttcttttcaaagtttgttttattataattggTATATGATTTTCAGCTCCAGAAAAGAGACAGAGAGTGCCTTCTGCCTACAACCGTTTCATcaagtaattaataattaagacatccttaaattcttaaatatgtgtgttataattaaaattgaaatatattataattaacagAGAAGAAATCCAGCGGATCAAAGCAGGAAATCCGGGTATATGCCATAGGGACGCTTTCAGTGCCGCTGCCAAAaacgtatatttattttaatttcaccTTTAATTGTATGAtccatatttaatattaaattgacttataattatatatttaatattttttcttcaacaaGTGGGCCCACTTTCCACACATTCACTTTGGGGTAATGCCAGATCACATACCCAACCAAGCCACGCTGTCCGTCCGTCGCCAGGTACTTGTCCactaattgtattattaattaattaatcataaattaGAGTATAATTAATAGTcctaaatagtttttaatataaaatttataatatatatatatatatatatatatgttcaacTAAAATATATGATTGGGTGTCTACTAATATTTGTATGCATTTTttagtgattttttattttattttattctttcttttttttttccattaaatatttgtgtagttgtattttaaagatttgagttaaattaatattaaaaatgtacaggaggaagaagaagatcgtTCTATTATGTTGATCAAAGACGGTGGCTACTTTGCATCACAAAACCTCTGTTTCTCTCCGTATTAGCAATCTCTAGCTATGTCTCTCAAATTGTACTAATCCTAGCTAGGTTTAATTAGGGCTTGGCATCAATGGTTAATTTGGAATttggattaattaattaatcaatctaACTATTACTAATTAGAGCTCATCCTTGTCTAACTAATGgcctaactaatatatatataatgttattttttattgcaTTTTCTTTAATTCTATTACTAATTGATCTGagaatattagaataaataatttctttaaaaagtTTGATTATGTACAACTGGCTAGACAAAAACAATTTtgtcatttgaaaacatttaaaataaaattttgaatatatatataataactaatcaagtttaattttcaaacataatataatttaaatgcatttttagattcaaaatgtttgtatatttatagcgaactcatttgaatgatattataatgtacagttatatttgttttttcctTCTAGGTTCTAGCATACTTTCTTCATAGTCTGCTTTTTAGGGTTCAATCATATTTCATCATTGTGTTTATAAGGCGTGACAAACTAAGACCAGTGgtggatatatatataagcatcataaaataaatattttgtggaGTTGACTGACATGTAAagttataaacttatttttaaatatttgtgtaaaatcaaatttcattactcttcaaataattttgaaaaaaatattaattgacaaaatttatgtataagagattaaaagttataaatttaaaatatatatatatatataattaattagttatactctttaataattaaatttaattattttgattttttatatgttgTAGTGTATTgtagaaaatttattttcatatatatcttTACATTGAGTTAAATGAGATTAAACTATAtcaaagaaaaacatattaactttctatttctctatatttttacaataaatatccagattatttttaaaaacaattatcttTTTTTCTGTATAAACATACGACAAATTATCTTAAACTGTGATCAGCTGGATTCATTTTcagaattaaaatttaaataaatatttggctcaatattaattaacctttttaaacataacataaaaaatcataaaatataatataaacatcaACGTTAAAAAGCTTCATAGTTCATAATGCACTACCTAATGCGaatgaaaacaaatataattataatgttttctatataatatatattattaaaagtaatatCAAAATCCGTTGTAGTCTAGTTGGTCAGGATATTCGGCTCTCACCCGAAAGACCCGGGTTCGATTCCCGGCAACGGaataatttttccatttttattgaCGAAAAGTAATTTCTGTTTTGTTATTCAAAGTTAAGTTATATATACCTacaattacataaaaaataaaagatgtttaCAAAAAATCATATAGTCTTGAATCAAAGAATGGTAACTATTGACAAATTAAAACACCCCATTGTGCAAGAAAGATATAGAAAAGTCATACATCAACAAACAAACTAAAAAACATTACTATTAATGAATATTCATTAAGCTACAATATATGATCATTCCAATAATAATCCATAACGCCTGCAATCCACCGCCAAATGTAGCAATTGCTGATGAGATATCTTGTGGCCTAAACAACAACAAAAGAATAATCAATTCGAAATTTATGTAACATAGAACAAAACTTCAACTAtatattctaaagaaaaaaaCACTTACTTTTGAAGTTTCGAAAGAGCACCACAAAATAAAGCATTATCCGGAATAGCCAACTCCGTTTTGTTAGTAATTTCCGGGTTAACCACACGAATGTAAGTTTCCTGCCCAAGATACCAAGAATCGAGATTTTCCGATCTCAAATTCCAAACTCCAACATTATCCAACGAAACTAATATCGCCGTCCACGCCCCCGGAAAAACTTGTGCTGTCGATCGAGCAATTCCATCCCATTTATTATAAGTCCCCCTACTGTTCTCAGTCCATTCTCCAAAATCCATcctgaaaaaaaaacaacaaaattaaatacTTACATCAAAGTTGAAATATTAAAGAGAGAATCTTTTCTGTTATTAATTCATACCCAACAACAAAGAAAGCATAACCGTTGATATGATAGCTTTGCATCTTAGTATCATTGTTTTGCAATATGATCTCCATGAATCCTCTATAAGTACCATTTATTACCGACGTTTCCATAACCGCGGCTCCGGTGAGTGGCTTCGTCGGAAAATCAAGCTTATAAACACCCTTCAATTTATACTGATCAGCAAGTCTAATCGGGGTGGTGGGATTCACAAACGAAATCCCACTCAAAGTTGTCCTACGTTTCCCGTTAATCATCACCGGCGGTTTGTTCTTCAAAACGTAAACTTCAGTGACGTTTATAGAACCATACCTAAACGAACCTTGAGGATTCGGTCGTGCCCCACTAGCAGTCACATTCCATCTGATCGTCCGCGCCTGATTCATCGAAAACGTTTTATCAAATTCATCGTTTGGTGGGTCGGGAAGGGGTCCTGAAGCAGGTTTAGGCTCGGgattggatttggatttggatttagAATTGGACGTGTAATGCAAGATCGCAACACCAGTAACCCTTTTCCATTCGGTTTCGTTCACGAAACGCGCGCTCGCAACGATGTAGTAATCGCTGGTCCCGTTCTGATCCATGGTTACTAAAAACGAATAAGATTGACCCACATGAATGTCTAAGTTTGTGTAATTCTGTTGAACAGTGTATGAACCCTCTGTTTCAGCTAAAAGAAGATTATGATTCTGAATTCTGAAGTTCAAACTTGTCGAAATCCCAACATTGTGAACACGAACCCGATAAGTTTTCCCTGGTTGAACGTTTATCGTTTCGTGATCAATTCCATCAGGAACCAATGTTGTGTTATATCTATAAGGACCTTTTCCATTGATAAGAACACCATCTGGCATACCCAAATCTTTTCCTCCATTAAGAGTCTTTCTTAAAGCCGTATGATTCTGAATGTACCAATCACCAATTAGAACAACGATATCAT
This genomic window contains:
- the LOC124910143 gene encoding axial regulator YABBY 3-like, producing the protein MFSSSSSSDQLCYLHCNICDTILVVSVPELSLFKSVSVRCGHCCSLLPVAATPEKRQRVPSAYNRFIKEEIQRIKAGNPGICHRDAFSAAAKNWAHFPHIHFGVMPDHIPNQATLSVRRQEEEDRSIMLIKDGGYFASQNLCFSPY
- the LOC124910830 gene encoding monocopper oxidase-like protein SKU5, translating into MAFPSFITPLFITTVSLLLGLCFAEDPVVSYNFIVSYITASPLGVPQQVIAVNGHFPGPVINVTTNNNVIVNVKNKLDEGLLITWNGIQQRKSSWQDGVLGTNCPIPSKWNWTYQFQVKDQVGSFFYFPSTNFQRASGGFGGFIVNNRPIIPIPFDTPYDDIVVLIGDWYIQNHTALRKTLNGGKDLGMPDGVLINGKGPYRYNTTLVPDGIDHETINVQPGKTYRVRVHNVGISTSLNFRIQNHNLLLAETEGSYTVQQNYTNLDIHVGQSYSFLVTMDQNGTSDYYIVASARFVNETEWKRVTGVAILHYTSNSKSKSKSNPEPKPASGPLPDPPNDEFDKTFSMNQARTIRWNVTASGARPNPQGSFRYGSINVTEVYVLKNKPPVMINGKRRTTLSGISFVNPTTPIRLADQYKLKGVYKLDFPTKPLTGAAVMETSVINGTYRGFMEIILQNNDTKMQSYHINGYAFFVVGMDFGEWTENSRGTYNKWDGIARSTAQVFPGAWTAILVSLDNVGVWNLRSENLDSWYLGQETYIRVVNPEITNKTELAIPDNALFCGALSKLQKPQDISSAIATFGGGLQALWIIIGMIIYCSLMNIH